In the genome of Streptomyces fagopyri, the window CGATCCCCCGTGCGGTCCCCCGTGCGGTCCCCCGTGCGGTCCTGGTGTCAGGCGGGCTCGTCCGTGGCGTGGACGTTGTCCGTGCCGGCGTCACCGGTCTCGCCCGGGGCGATCGGGTTCTTGCCCTTGAGCGGCTCGGTGGTCGCGTGCACGTTGTCCGTCCCGGCCGTCGGCTCGTCGGTGGCGTGGACGTTGTCGGTGCTGTTGGTGTCACTCATGACTGGCTCCCCTGTGGTTCTTCGATGCGTTGGGCGGAAAGCGCCCGTCCGGCAACTCCCCCGAGGGCCGCCGGACGGGCACTTCGTGGCCGGTTCACCCTAGAGGCCCGGCCTGCTGTCATCCCGCCTGCCCCCCGACGCGACGGATCGACTCGTTGAGAGTGGCGTGTGGCGATAAACGAATGATGAACGCGCAGGCGCACGGCGGGAGAAGCCGGGCATGGACGCGCCGATACGGGGGACGGCCGGACGGGGCCGGGCGCCGGGCGGCGCCCCGTGCCCTCAGGTCCGGGTCCTGCCCTCAGGCGACGGCGAGCGGCTTGAGCAGCGACCGCACCTCGGCGGCCTCCGGTGCCTCCATCGCCTCGAAGATGTCCAGCGCCTCCCGCCAGCAGACCTGCGCGCGGCCCGACTGGCCGATCGCGCTCAGGGCGCGGCCGAGCACCGTCAGGACGTTGCCGCGCCGCCAGTCGCCGCCGATGCCGCGCAGCACGGTCAGCGCCAGCTCGGCGTTGGCCGCGGCCTGCGCGGGCCGCCGGGCGGCGACGTCGGCCTCGGCCAGCCGGAAGAGGGTCATGCCCTCCCAGAGCCGCTGGCGGCTGTCCCGGAACACCGCGAGGGCTTCCTGGAGGCGGCCGACGGCCTGCGAGAGCTGGCCGCTCTGGGTGAGCGCCAGGCCCAGCGCGTACCGTCCGTTGGCACCCTTCAGGGCGTGGTCCATGTCGTCGTACATGGCCGTGCCCTGCTCCGCCAGGGCCACCGCGCTCGCGGTCCGTCCGGTGGCGAGATGGATACGGGACAGGTTGCACAGGGCGCTCGCCTCGCCGGGGCGGTCCTCGCAGGCGCGGAAGTTCTCGATGGCGCGCGTCAGGTGCGCCTCCCCGTCCTCATGGCGGTTCTGGTAGATCGCGATCACGCCGAGGATGTTGGACGACCAGCAACTGGTCAGCGGGTCGGAGGAGGCCAGCGCCAGCTTCAGGGCGCGGGTGGCGGCCCGGTCCGCCGGGTCGAAGCGGCCGGTGATGTGGTGCACGAAGGCCAGCGTCGTCAGGGCCCGGCCCTGCGCCCGGGGCGCGCCTGCCTCCTGCGCGGCGGCGTCCGCGGCCCCGGCGACGGCCTCGTACTCCTTGGAGTTCGCGCCCGACTCGGCCAGGTCGCAGGCGGCCCACAGCAGGTCGACGGCGCGCGCCAGGGTCCCCGGGCCCATCGACTGCCGTACGCAGGCCAGCGTGCAGACCGCCTCGGCGTACAGCCAGTCCTGGGCCCGGTGCCGGTCCTCGAACACCAGGCCCGGATACTCCGTCGGCTCCAGGTGCTCCACCAGCCGGTCCCCGGGCCGGTCGATCGCGTAGACCCCGGCGGTCGTGGCCAGATAGAAGTCCAGCAGCCGCGACAGCGCCGCGTCCCTCTCGCCGGGCGGCTGTTCGTCGCGTTCGGCGCAGGCGCGCGCGTAGAGGCGGACCAGGTCGTGGTAGCGGTAGCGGCCGGGGGCGGCGGACTCCAGGAGCGAGGTGTCGACGAGGGATTCCAGGAGGTCCTCGGTGTCGTCGACCGGGAGGTCCAGGACGGCCGCTGCGGCGGCCAGCGAGATGTCCGGGCCGTCCGCGAGGCCCAGCAGACGGAAGGCGCGGGCCTGGGCGGGCTCCAGCTGGCCGTAGCCGAGTTCGAAGGTGGCCTTGACGGCGAGGTCACCGGCCTGGAGTTCGTCGAGGCGGCGGCGCTCGTCACCGAGCTTCGCCGCCAGTACCGACACCGTCCAGGTGCGGCGGGCGGCCAGCCGGGAGGCGGCTATACGGATCGCGAGCGGGAGGAAGCCGCAGGCCGCGACCACGTCGAGGGCCGCTTCGCGTTCCGACGCGACCCGCTCCTGCCCGACGATCCTGGTGAAGAGCTGGAGGGCCTCCTCGGGGGACATCACGTCGAGGTCCACCAGATGGGCGCCGGCCAGGTCCACCATCCGCGCCCGGGACGTCACCAGGGCCGCGCAGCCCTCCATGCCGGGGAGCAGGGGGCGCACCTGGGCGGCGTCCCGGGCGTTGTCCAGCAGCACCAGGATGCGGCGGCCGTCGAGGACCGAGCGGTAGAGCGCCGCGCGTTCCTCCAGCGAGTCGGGGATGGAGGAGGACGGGTGGCCGAGGGCGCGCAGGAAGGCGCCGAGCACCGTCTCCGGCTCCGCCGCCCGCGGCCCGGTGCCCTGGAGGTCGACGTAGAGCTGTCCGTCGGGGAATGCGGCCCGCGCCTGGTGGGCGACGTGCACGGCGAGGGTCGTCTTGCCCACGCCGCCGATGCCCGCGAGCGCGGAGACCGCCATCACCCGGCCCTCCTCGGTGGAGGCGGCGGCGAGCACGTCGCTGAGTTCCTGGACGAAGGAGGAGCGGCCCGTGAAGTCCGTGACCGTGGCCGGGAGCTGGGCCGGGCGGACCGGCGCCGCCGCGGGTTCGGCCGCCGGGGCGGACGGCTCCGCGAGGCCCGGGTCCGCCTGCAGGATGCGCTGCTGGAGTTCCTTCAGGCCCGCGCGCGGGTCGACGCCCAGTTCGTCGGCGAGCAGCCGGCGGGTGTCGGCGTAGACGGCGAGGGCCTCGGCCTGCCGCCCGCTGCGGTAGAGCGCCAGCATGAGCAGCTCA includes:
- a CDS encoding AfsR/SARP family transcriptional regulator; amino-acid sequence: MDGVPRVREQRRPGEPAALRFSVLGPVRAWRGGESLPTGSPQQRALLAALLLREGRTATSGELIDALWGEEPPSQALAAVRTYASRLRKALDPGVLISESGGYAIRLSDGAGTLDLAEAQELSADAEKAKHSGDLSLARELLSGALALWDGEPLASVPGPYADTQRARLEEWRLQLLESRLDMDLEQGCHAEAVSELTALTAAHPLRERLRELLMLALYRSGRQAEALAVYADTRRLLADELGVDPRAGLKELQQRILQADPGLAEPSAPAAEPAAAPVRPAQLPATVTDFTGRSSFVQELSDVLAAASTEEGRVMAVSALAGIGGVGKTTLAVHVAHQARAAFPDGQLYVDLQGTGPRAAEPETVLGAFLRALGHPSSSIPDSLEERAALYRSVLDGRRILVLLDNARDAAQVRPLLPGMEGCAALVTSRARMVDLAGAHLVDLDVMSPEEALQLFTRIVGQERVASEREAALDVVAACGFLPLAIRIAASRLAARRTWTVSVLAAKLGDERRRLDELQAGDLAVKATFELGYGQLEPAQARAFRLLGLADGPDISLAAAAAVLDLPVDDTEDLLESLVDTSLLESAAPGRYRYHDLVRLYARACAERDEQPPGERDAALSRLLDFYLATTAGVYAIDRPGDRLVEHLEPTEYPGLVFEDRHRAQDWLYAEAVCTLACVRQSMGPGTLARAVDLLWAACDLAESGANSKEYEAVAGAADAAAQEAGAPRAQGRALTTLAFVHHITGRFDPADRAATRALKLALASSDPLTSCWSSNILGVIAIYQNRHEDGEAHLTRAIENFRACEDRPGEASALCNLSRIHLATGRTASAVALAEQGTAMYDDMDHALKGANGRYALGLALTQSGQLSQAVGRLQEALAVFRDSRQRLWEGMTLFRLAEADVAARRPAQAAANAELALTVLRGIGGDWRRGNVLTVLGRALSAIGQSGRAQVCWREALDIFEAMEAPEAAEVRSLLKPLAVA